In Bacillus cereus ATCC 14579, a single window of DNA contains:
- the odhB gene encoding 2-oxoglutarate dehydrogenase complex dihydrolipoyllysine-residue succinyltransferase, producing the protein MIEIKVPELAESITEGTISQWLINVGDKVEKGGSVVELETDKVNVEIIAEDSGIVSKLLGEPGDTVEVGATIAILDANGAPVAVSTPAPAAEQPKQETAETPKAAAPSAEQTATLQGLPNTNRPIASPAARKMARELGIDLNDVRSTDPLGRVRPHDVQAHAAAPKEAPAAPKSPAPAPVAKTEFEKPVERVKMSRRRQTIAKRLVEVQQTSAMLTTFNEVDMSAIMELRKERKDAFEKKHDVRLGFMSFFTKAVVAALKQFPLLNAEIQGDELIIKKFYDIGIAVAAPDGLVVPVVRDANQLNFAEIESEIRELGKKARDNKLSLKELQGGTFTITNGGVFGSLMSTPILNSPQVGILGMHKIQVRPVAIDNERMENRPMMYIALSYDHRIVDGKEAVSFLVAVKDMLEDPKSLLLEG; encoded by the coding sequence ATGATCGAAATTAAAGTACCTGAGCTTGCAGAATCTATTACTGAAGGAACTATTTCACAATGGCTTATCAACGTAGGCGACAAAGTTGAGAAAGGTGGCAGCGTTGTTGAGCTTGAAACTGATAAAGTCAATGTAGAAATCATTGCAGAAGATTCAGGTATTGTATCGAAGTTACTAGGCGAACCTGGGGATACAGTTGAAGTTGGCGCAACTATCGCAATTTTAGATGCTAATGGAGCACCAGTTGCAGTAAGTACACCTGCACCGGCTGCTGAGCAACCAAAACAAGAAACAGCTGAAACACCGAAAGCTGCGGCACCAAGTGCTGAGCAAACTGCAACACTACAAGGGTTACCAAATACAAACCGTCCTATCGCATCACCAGCTGCTAGAAAGATGGCTCGTGAATTAGGAATCGACTTAAACGACGTACGTAGTACAGATCCACTTGGACGCGTGAGACCACATGATGTACAAGCTCATGCTGCAGCACCAAAAGAAGCACCAGCTGCTCCAAAGAGTCCAGCTCCTGCTCCAGTTGCAAAAACGGAATTTGAAAAACCAGTTGAGCGCGTGAAAATGTCCCGCCGCCGTCAAACAATTGCAAAACGTCTTGTAGAAGTTCAACAAACATCTGCAATGTTAACAACATTTAACGAAGTTGATATGAGTGCGATCATGGAATTACGTAAAGAACGCAAAGATGCTTTCGAGAAAAAACATGATGTACGTCTTGGCTTCATGTCATTCTTCACAAAAGCAGTTGTTGCAGCATTAAAACAATTCCCATTATTAAATGCTGAAATTCAAGGTGACGAGCTTATCATTAAAAAATTCTATGATATCGGTATTGCAGTAGCAGCTCCAGATGGATTAGTTGTTCCAGTTGTACGCGATGCTAACCAATTAAACTTCGCTGAAATCGAAAGCGAAATTCGTGAATTAGGTAAAAAAGCACGCGATAACAAACTTTCATTAAAAGAACTACAAGGTGGTACATTTACAATTACAAACGGTGGTGTATTCGGTTCTCTAATGTCAACACCGATCCTAAATAGCCCTCAAGTTGGTATTTTAGGAATGCATAAAATCCAAGTACGCCCAGTTGCAATTGATAACGAACGTATGGAAAACCGCCCAATGATGTACATTGCTTTATCTTACGATCACCGTATTGTTGATGGTAAAGAAGCAGTTAGCTTCCTTGTTGCTGTTAAAGATATGCTTGAAGATCCAAAGTCATTATTATTAGAAGGTTGA